From one Streptomyces sp. ICC1 genomic stretch:
- a CDS encoding alkaline phosphatase PhoX, whose protein sequence is MPLSRRDFTARTVLAGAGVALTGTVGALATAPGALAADDETLRGGHGHPHGPGYGPLVPDPAGILALPAGFKYRVITHSGVTKLDSGEITPSNHDGTAAFEGHRGVTLLVNNHELKGPRSGWTHPVPLTEGLVYDPAASGGCTVVEVRRGGEVAEWVGVAGTSTNCAGGSTPWDTWLTCEENEDLAGKNGMTKDHGYVFEVDPHDRRANRDPKPVKAFGRYAHEAVVIDPKRGHAYLTEDASGPNGLLYRWAPPSGFHHGRGKLRTLAADAGVLAAAKCFDSTGVFVDDLSRATKIGTTYGVDWVPVVDRDARTVPVRKQFGAAAVTRGRKLEGMWWADGGAYFVSSYAREESPGKAHDGQVWFYDPKRRTVRLTVLIGVNADPSVDGGYDGPDNITVSPYGGLIIAEDGSGLQHLFGATESGRTYPLARNEMNMGTAEAPEYSEFTGVCFSPDGRTLFANIQDPGIMLAVTGPWRRGH, encoded by the coding sequence ATGCCGCTCAGCCGTAGAGACTTCACCGCCCGCACCGTCCTCGCCGGCGCGGGAGTCGCCCTCACGGGGACGGTCGGCGCACTCGCCACCGCCCCCGGGGCCCTCGCCGCCGACGACGAGACGCTGCGCGGCGGGCACGGCCACCCGCACGGCCCCGGCTACGGCCCGCTCGTCCCCGACCCGGCCGGAATCCTGGCCCTCCCGGCCGGATTCAAGTACCGCGTGATCACCCACAGCGGTGTCACGAAGCTCGACTCCGGCGAGATCACCCCGTCCAACCACGACGGAACGGCCGCCTTCGAAGGCCACCGGGGAGTCACCCTCCTCGTCAACAACCACGAGCTGAAGGGCCCGCGCTCGGGCTGGACGCACCCCGTCCCGCTCACCGAGGGCCTCGTCTACGACCCGGCGGCGTCCGGCGGCTGCACGGTCGTCGAGGTCCGGCGCGGTGGCGAGGTCGCCGAATGGGTCGGCGTCGCCGGTACGTCGACCAACTGCGCGGGCGGCTCGACCCCCTGGGACACCTGGCTGACCTGCGAGGAGAACGAGGACCTGGCCGGCAAGAACGGCATGACCAAGGACCACGGCTACGTCTTCGAGGTGGACCCGCACGACCGCCGCGCCAACCGCGACCCCAAGCCCGTCAAGGCCTTCGGCCGGTACGCGCACGAGGCCGTCGTCATCGATCCCAAGCGCGGCCACGCCTACCTGACCGAGGACGCCTCCGGCCCCAACGGGCTGCTCTACCGCTGGGCCCCGCCGAGCGGCTTCCACCACGGGCGCGGCAAGCTCCGTACGCTCGCCGCCGACGCCGGCGTGCTGGCCGCCGCCAAGTGCTTCGACAGCACGGGAGTGTTCGTCGACGACCTCTCGCGGGCGACGAAGATCGGGACCACCTACGGGGTGGACTGGGTGCCGGTCGTGGACCGGGACGCCCGCACCGTGCCGGTGCGCAAGCAGTTCGGGGCGGCGGCCGTGACCCGCGGCCGCAAGCTGGAGGGCATGTGGTGGGCTGACGGCGGCGCGTACTTCGTCTCCTCCTACGCCCGCGAGGAGAGCCCGGGCAAGGCCCACGACGGCCAGGTGTGGTTCTACGACCCCAAGCGGCGCACGGTCCGGCTGACGGTCCTGATCGGGGTGAACGCCGACCCGTCGGTGGACGGCGGGTACGACGGCCCCGACAACATCACGGTCTCCCCGTACGGCGGCCTGATCATCGCCGAGGACGGCTCGGGGCTCCAGCACCTGTTCGGCGCGACCGAGTCGGGGCGCACGTACCCGCTGGCGCGCAACGAGATGAACATGGGGACCGCCGAGGCGCCGGAGTACTCGGAGTTCACGGGCGTCTGCTTCTCCCCGGACGGTCGGACGCTGTTCGCCAACATCCAGGACCCGGGCATCATGCTGGCCGTCACCGGGCCGTGGCGGCGCGGGCACTGA
- a CDS encoding endonuclease/exonuclease/phosphatase family protein: MRSSHPRSAAVAALVATALATGLLAGTADAAEGAASADPTRIHDIQGTTRTSPLVGKQVTDVEGIVTGVRTYGSRGFWIQDPDADDNDATSEGVFVFTSSVPTVAVGDAVKVSGTVGEYIPGGVTSGNQSVTQISKPVVTVVSSGNALPAATAVNEYSVPCAYAPAGDPAAAGSINALTLEPARYALDYYESLEGMSVKIGTSRVVGATDPYAELWVTVKGWENNAKRGGTVYGSYESQNTGRLQIQQLAPLAQQPFPVANVGDKLVGTTEGPLDFNQFGGYTLVARTLGTVTAGTLAPEKTKAQASNELAVATYNVENLDPGDPQEKFDNLAKAVVENLASPDVLALEEIQDDNGAKNDGTVSAEQTLTKFTAAIAAAGGPAYQWRTINPEDKKDGGEPGGNIRQVFLFNPARVSFTERAPGDAVTATGVVKEKGKPALTHSPGRIDPANAAWTDSRKPLAGEFVFRGKTVFVIANHFGSKGGDEGLTSSHQPPVRSSEAKRLLQAQAVNGFVKSILAVDKKAAVLVVGDINDFEFSGTTKALEDGGALYAAIKSLPKAERYSYVYQGNAQVLDQILTSPGIKQFSYDSVHINAEFANQNSDHDPQIVRFRP, translated from the coding sequence ATGCGCTCCTCGCATCCCCGTTCCGCCGCCGTCGCGGCCCTCGTCGCCACCGCGCTGGCCACCGGCCTCCTCGCGGGCACCGCCGACGCGGCCGAAGGCGCCGCGTCCGCCGATCCGACACGCATCCACGACATCCAGGGCACCACCCGGACCTCCCCGCTCGTCGGCAAGCAGGTCACCGACGTCGAGGGCATCGTCACGGGCGTACGCACCTACGGCTCGCGCGGCTTCTGGATCCAGGACCCGGACGCCGACGACAACGACGCCACCAGCGAAGGCGTGTTCGTCTTCACCAGCTCGGTCCCGACCGTCGCCGTCGGCGACGCCGTCAAGGTCTCCGGCACGGTCGGCGAGTACATACCCGGCGGGGTGACCTCCGGGAACCAGTCGGTCACCCAGATCTCCAAGCCGGTCGTGACCGTGGTCTCCTCCGGCAACGCGCTGCCCGCGGCCACCGCCGTCAACGAGTACTCCGTGCCGTGCGCCTACGCCCCGGCCGGCGACCCGGCCGCCGCCGGCAGCATCAACGCCCTGACCCTGGAGCCCGCGCGCTACGCCCTGGACTACTACGAGTCCCTCGAGGGCATGAGCGTCAAGATCGGCACCTCCCGCGTGGTCGGCGCCACCGACCCGTACGCGGAGCTGTGGGTCACGGTCAAGGGCTGGGAGAACAACGCCAAGCGCGGCGGCACGGTCTACGGTTCGTACGAGTCCCAGAACACCGGCCGCCTGCAGATCCAGCAGCTCGCGCCGCTCGCGCAGCAGCCGTTCCCGGTGGCCAACGTCGGCGACAAGCTCGTGGGCACCACCGAAGGCCCGCTGGACTTCAACCAGTTCGGCGGCTACACCCTGGTGGCCCGGACCCTGGGCACCGTGACGGCGGGCACCCTCGCCCCCGAGAAGACCAAGGCGCAGGCCTCGAACGAGCTCGCGGTGGCGACGTACAACGTCGAGAACCTCGACCCGGGCGACCCGCAGGAGAAGTTCGACAACCTGGCGAAGGCCGTCGTCGAGAACCTCGCCTCCCCCGACGTCCTGGCCCTGGAGGAGATCCAGGACGACAACGGCGCCAAGAACGACGGCACCGTGTCGGCCGAGCAGACCCTGACGAAGTTCACCGCGGCGATCGCGGCCGCGGGCGGCCCCGCGTACCAGTGGCGGACCATCAACCCGGAGGACAAGAAGGACGGCGGCGAGCCCGGCGGCAACATCCGCCAGGTGTTCCTCTTCAACCCGGCGCGGGTCTCCTTCACCGAGCGCGCCCCGGGCGACGCCGTGACGGCGACCGGCGTGGTGAAGGAGAAGGGCAAGCCCGCCCTGACCCACTCCCCCGGCCGGATCGACCCGGCGAACGCGGCGTGGACCGACAGCCGCAAGCCACTGGCCGGCGAGTTCGTCTTCCGCGGCAAGACCGTCTTCGTGATCGCCAACCACTTCGGCTCCAAGGGCGGCGACGAGGGCCTGACCTCCTCGCACCAGCCTCCGGTGCGCTCCTCCGAGGCCAAGCGGCTGCTGCAGGCGCAGGCCGTGAACGGCTTCGTGAAGAGCATCCTGGCCGTGGACAAGAAGGCCGCGGTCCTCGTGGTCGGCGACATCAACGACTTCGAGTTCTCGGGCACGACGAAGGCGCTGGAGGACGGCGGGGCGCTGTACGCGGCGATCAAGTCGCTGCCGAAGGCGGAGCGCTACTCGTACGTCTACCAGGGCAACGCGCAGGTCCTCGACCAGATCCTGACGAGCCCGGGCATCAAGCAGTTCAGCTACGACAGCGTGCACATCAACGCGGAGTTCGCGAACCAGAACAGCGACCACGACCCGCAGATCGTCCGCTTCCGCCCGTAG
- a CDS encoding GNAT family N-acetyltransferase: MIFRTATRQDLPAVLALLTQDDPPGAVAPEAVEVTAAHERAFASIGADARNEMLVLVEDGAVLGCLQLTYIPGLGQGGRERALVEAVRIRADRRGGGLGARLMELAAERARERGCGLMQLTSDKRRGAAHRFYERLGFTRSHEGFKLPLDRAVSFGSRRAT; encoded by the coding sequence ATGATCTTCCGTACCGCGACACGCCAGGACCTGCCCGCCGTACTCGCCCTGCTGACGCAGGACGACCCGCCGGGGGCCGTGGCCCCCGAGGCGGTCGAGGTCACCGCGGCCCACGAGCGGGCCTTCGCGTCGATCGGGGCCGACGCCCGCAACGAGATGCTGGTGCTGGTGGAGGACGGGGCCGTCCTGGGCTGCCTGCAGCTGACGTACATCCCGGGCCTGGGCCAGGGCGGGCGGGAGCGGGCGCTCGTCGAGGCGGTACGGATCCGGGCGGACCGGCGGGGCGGCGGACTCGGCGCCCGCCTGATGGAGCTGGCGGCGGAGCGGGCCCGCGAGCGCGGCTGCGGCCTGATGCAGCTGACCAGCGACAAGCGGCGGGGCGCCGCGCACCGCTTCTACGAGCGACTGGGCTTCACCCGCAGCCACGAGGGCTTCAAGCTCCCGCTGGACCGGGCCGTCTCCTTCGGATCCCGCCGGGCCACATAG
- the dapD gene encoding 2,3,4,5-tetrahydropyridine-2,6-dicarboxylate N-succinyltransferase: MTATRTTGAVAAGLATITADGTVLDTWFPAPQLVAEPGPAGTERLTAEQAVELLGATAPKAIRQDAVRGVEVVAVRTVIASLEDKPLDAHDAYLRLHLLSHRLVKPHGQNLDGVFGLLANVAWTSLGPVAIDQVETVRLNARAEGLHLQVTSIDKFPRMTDYVAPKGVRIADADRVRLGAHLAEGTTVMHEGFVNFNAGTLGTSMVEGRISAGVVVGDGSDIGGGASTMGTLSGGGKQIISIGERTLIGAEAGVGIALGDECVVEAGLYVTAGTRVTLPDGQIVKALELSGANNILFRRNSVSGAVEARPYKAAWGGLNEVLHSHN; the protein is encoded by the coding sequence ATGACTGCTACGCGTACCACCGGCGCCGTCGCCGCCGGACTTGCCACCATCACCGCCGACGGCACCGTCCTCGACACCTGGTTCCCCGCTCCCCAGCTCGTCGCCGAGCCCGGCCCGGCCGGCACCGAGCGCCTCACCGCCGAGCAGGCCGTGGAGCTGCTGGGCGCCACCGCGCCCAAGGCGATCCGCCAGGACGCCGTCCGCGGCGTCGAGGTCGTAGCCGTCCGCACCGTGATCGCCTCCCTGGAGGACAAGCCGCTGGACGCGCACGACGCGTACCTGCGCCTGCACCTGCTCAGCCACCGCCTGGTCAAGCCGCACGGCCAGAACCTGGACGGCGTCTTCGGCCTCCTGGCCAACGTCGCCTGGACCTCGCTCGGCCCGGTCGCCATCGACCAGGTGGAGACCGTACGGCTGAACGCGCGCGCCGAGGGCCTGCACCTCCAGGTCACCTCGATCGACAAGTTCCCCCGGATGACGGACTACGTCGCCCCCAAGGGCGTGCGCATCGCCGACGCGGACCGGGTCCGCCTGGGCGCGCACCTCGCCGAGGGCACCACCGTGATGCACGAGGGCTTCGTCAACTTCAACGCCGGCACGCTGGGCACCTCCATGGTCGAGGGCCGCATCTCGGCGGGCGTCGTCGTCGGCGACGGCTCCGACATCGGCGGCGGCGCGTCCACGATGGGCACCCTGTCGGGCGGCGGCAAGCAGATCATCTCGATCGGCGAGCGCACCCTGATCGGCGCCGAGGCGGGCGTGGGCATCGCGCTGGGCGACGAGTGCGTCGTCGAGGCCGGCCTGTACGTGACCGCGGGCACCCGCGTCACCCTCCCGGACGGCCAGATCGTCAAGGCCTTGGAGCTCTCGGGCGCCAACAACATCCTGTTCCGCCGCAACTCGGTCTCCGGCGCCGTCGAGGCCCGCCCGTACAAGGCTGCCTGGGGCGGCCTGAACGAGGTCCTCCACAGCCACAACTGA
- a CDS encoding transposase, which yields MSPRWNPHRDERTGRHVVHNLHVHLVFVTEYRRNAFTDATPTRTEESTREVCADFKAELKQCCGCRRSGRAASAG from the coding sequence ATGTCACCTCGCTGGAACCCTCATCGCGATGAACGCACCGGACGCCATGTTGTCCACAACCTGCACGTTCACTTGGTTTTCGTCACCGAGTACCGGCGGAATGCGTTCACCGACGCCACGCCGACCCGCACCGAAGAGAGCACGCGGGAGGTCTGCGCCGACTTCAAGGCCGAGCTGAAACAGTGTTGCGGCTGCCGACGTTCCGGGCGGGCGGCATCAGCCGGCTGA
- a CDS encoding TetR family transcriptional regulator: MARRYDPGRRQRIIDAAIRVVGAKGIAGLSHRSAAAEADVPLGSTTYHFATLDDLLVAALRQANEAFTPTLPPGVDLAQALAGLLGELLSADRARAELEYELYLAALRRPALRSVAAEWCESMAAALSLSGRVDPTTARAVVAVMDGISLQVLLTGAEYDEPYAREVLGRVLRP, translated from the coding sequence ATGGCCCGCCGGTACGACCCCGGGCGCAGGCAGCGCATCATCGACGCGGCGATCCGGGTGGTGGGCGCGAAGGGCATCGCGGGACTGAGCCACCGCAGCGCGGCCGCGGAGGCGGACGTCCCGCTCGGTTCCACGACGTACCACTTCGCGACCCTGGACGACCTCCTCGTGGCGGCGCTGCGGCAGGCGAACGAGGCGTTCACGCCGACACTGCCCCCCGGGGTGGACCTCGCGCAGGCGCTGGCCGGGCTGCTGGGGGAGCTGCTCTCGGCCGACCGGGCGCGGGCGGAGCTGGAGTACGAGCTCTACCTGGCCGCCCTGCGCCGCCCGGCCCTGCGCTCCGTGGCGGCCGAGTGGTGCGAGTCGATGGCCGCGGCGCTGTCCCTGTCGGGCCGGGTGGACCCGACGACGGCGCGCGCGGTGGTGGCGGTGATGGACGGGATCAGCCTGCAGGTCCTGCTGACGGGCGCGGAATACGACGAGCCGTACGCGCGCGAGGTCCTGGGCCGCGTCCTGCGCCCCTGA
- a CDS encoding multidrug efflux SMR transporter — protein MPYVLLAAAIAAEVAGTTAMKFSDGFTKLWPSLITLVGYVVAFTLLAQTLKSMSVGTAYAIWAGVGTAAIAAIGMIFMGEAATAAKIGGIVLVIAGVVLLNLGGAAH, from the coding sequence ATGCCCTATGTACTGCTTGCCGCGGCCATCGCCGCCGAGGTCGCCGGGACCACCGCCATGAAGTTCAGCGACGGCTTCACCAAGCTGTGGCCCTCGCTGATCACCCTCGTCGGGTACGTCGTGGCCTTCACGCTGCTCGCGCAGACGCTGAAGTCGATGTCGGTCGGCACGGCGTACGCGATCTGGGCCGGCGTCGGCACGGCGGCGATCGCCGCGATCGGCATGATCTTCATGGGGGAGGCCGCGACCGCCGCGAAGATAGGCGGCATCGTGCTGGTGATCGCCGGGGTCGTCCTGCTGAACCTCGGAGGGGCGGCGCACTGA
- a CDS encoding DUF3616 domain-containing protein — translation MLVAGLTAPAYAAQDAAADPTIALSAGHLSGAVGAFADPGVTLDIAQDGTSAAFLRVTVVSSSNPAVARPGDVRIERTRTGRELTVHPRGQGYTDLTLKVTGRGGKTATATLSYAASARVGSGAFATRYLTGSSDASAAVDVGGGYALVADDESNVLRLYDRARSGAPVKSWDLGAALGAKKEADIEAAARVGDTVYWTGSLGNNKDGKYKAERNTVFTTRLVGTGAATEIVFGSAYKALREDLIAWDTANGNRYGFAAGTAAGRIPKSIDGFNVEGLEFAPGSTSTAYLGFRAPLAPAVPGGKALVVPVTNIDKVLSGAAKPVFGEPIEMNLGGLAVRDIRKNAADQYLILAGSWAADDNSDPYALYQWDGIAGHAPVKRADLPTTDPGGWEAIVAVPDLRVPGARVQLITDSGSADLYGDGTEAKDLAHPEWKKARAAWFTLN, via the coding sequence CTGCTCGTCGCCGGGCTGACCGCGCCCGCGTACGCCGCCCAGGACGCCGCCGCCGATCCGACCATCGCGCTCTCCGCCGGCCACCTGTCCGGGGCCGTCGGCGCCTTCGCGGACCCCGGCGTGACCCTGGACATCGCGCAGGACGGGACGTCCGCCGCCTTCCTCAGGGTCACCGTCGTCTCCTCCAGCAACCCGGCCGTCGCCCGGCCCGGCGACGTGCGGATCGAGCGGACGCGCACCGGCCGTGAGCTGACCGTCCACCCGCGCGGCCAGGGCTACACGGACCTGACGCTCAAGGTGACCGGCCGCGGCGGGAAGACGGCCACGGCCACCCTCTCCTACGCCGCCTCGGCGCGCGTGGGCTCCGGGGCCTTCGCCACCCGCTACCTCACCGGCTCCTCCGACGCCTCGGCCGCCGTGGACGTGGGCGGCGGCTACGCGCTGGTGGCCGACGACGAGAGCAACGTGCTGCGCCTGTACGACCGTGCCCGCTCGGGCGCCCCGGTGAAGAGCTGGGACCTCGGCGCCGCGCTCGGCGCCAAGAAGGAAGCCGACATCGAGGCGGCCGCCCGGGTCGGCGACACTGTGTACTGGACGGGCTCGCTCGGCAACAACAAGGACGGCAAGTACAAGGCCGAGCGCAACACCGTCTTCACGACCAGGCTCGTGGGGACGGGCGCCGCCACCGAGATCGTCTTCGGCTCGGCGTACAAGGCCCTGCGCGAGGACCTGATCGCCTGGGACACGGCGAACGGAAACCGCTACGGCTTCGCGGCCGGCACGGCGGCGGGCCGGATCCCCAAGAGCATCGACGGCTTCAACGTGGAGGGCCTGGAGTTCGCGCCCGGCTCCACCAGCACCGCCTACTTGGGCTTCCGGGCCCCGCTGGCTCCCGCGGTGCCCGGCGGCAAGGCGCTCGTCGTGCCCGTCACCAACATCGACAAGGTGCTCTCCGGTGCGGCCAAGCCGGTCTTCGGCGAGCCGATCGAGATGAACCTCGGCGGCCTGGCCGTCCGCGACATCCGCAAGAACGCGGCCGACCAGTACCTGATCCTGGCCGGCTCGTGGGCGGCGGACGACAACTCCGACCCCTACGCGCTCTACCAGTGGGACGGGATCGCGGGCCACGCCCCGGTCAAGCGGGCGGACCTGCCCACCACCGACCCGGGCGGCTGGGAAGCCATCGTGGCCGTTCCCGACCTGCGGGTGCCCGGCGCCCGCGTCCAGCTGATCACCGACAGCGGCTCCGCCGACCTCTACGGGGACGGCACGGAAGCCAAGGACCTCGCGCACCCGGAGTGGAAGAAGGCGCGCGCGGCCTGGTTCACGCTGAACTGA
- a CDS encoding metal-sulfur cluster assembly factor, whose translation MTENATPEASIKPATEEEVREALYDVVDPELGIDVVNLGLIYGIHVDDANIATLDMTLTSAACPLTDVIEDQAKSATDGIVSELRINWVWMPPWGPDKITDDGREQLRALGFNV comes from the coding sequence ATGACCGAGAACGCGACGCCCGAGGCGTCGATCAAGCCGGCCACCGAGGAAGAGGTCCGCGAGGCCCTCTACGACGTGGTCGACCCCGAGCTGGGCATCGACGTCGTCAACCTGGGCCTGATCTACGGCATCCACGTCGACGACGCGAACATCGCCACCCTCGACATGACGCTCACGTCCGCGGCCTGCCCGCTGACGGACGTCATCGAGGACCAGGCGAAGTCGGCGACGGACGGCATCGTCAGCGAACTGCGCATCAACTGGGTCTGGATGCCCCCGTGGGGCCCGGACAAGATCACCGACGACGGCCGCGAGCAGCTGCGCGCCCTCGGCTTCAACGTCTGA
- the sufU gene encoding Fe-S cluster assembly sulfur transfer protein SufU: protein MKLESMYQELILDHYKHPRGRGLRDGDAEVHHVNPTCGDEITLRVKYDGETLTDISYEGQGCSISQAGASILNELLVGKELGEARKIQEVFLELMQSKGKMEPDEAMEEVLEDAVAFAGVSKYPARVKCALLSWMAWKDATAQALGDAERKTA from the coding sequence GTGAAGCTGGAATCGATGTACCAGGAACTGATCCTGGACCACTACAAGCACCCGCGCGGGCGTGGCCTGCGCGACGGCGACGCCGAGGTGCACCACGTCAACCCGACGTGCGGTGACGAGATCACCCTGCGCGTGAAGTACGACGGCGAGACCCTCACGGACATCTCGTACGAGGGCCAGGGCTGCTCCATCAGCCAGGCCGGCGCGTCGATACTGAACGAACTGCTCGTCGGCAAGGAGCTGGGCGAGGCGCGGAAGATCCAGGAAGTCTTCCTGGAACTGATGCAGTCCAAGGGCAAGATGGAGCCCGACGAGGCCATGGAGGAGGTGCTGGAGGACGCGGTCGCGTTCGCCGGCGTCTCCAAATATCCGGCCCGGGTGAAGTGTGCTCTGCTGAGCTGGATGGCGTGGAAGGACGCGACCGCCCAGGCACTGGGCGACGCCGAGAGGAAGACGGCATGA
- a CDS encoding cysteine desulfurase — MTQLPGLLDIEAIRKDFPLLDRVVHDGKKIVYLDNAATSQKPRQVLDALNEYYEQHNANVHRGVHVLAEEATALYEGARDKVAAFINAPSRNEVIFTKNASESLNLVANMLGWADEPYRVDRETEIAITEMEHHSNIVPWQLLAQRTGAKLKWFGLTDDGRLDLSNIEEVITEKTKIVSFTLVSNIMGTVNPTDAIVRRAQEVGALVLIDASQAAPHMPLDVQALGADFVAFTGHKMCGPTGIGVLWGRQELLEDLPPFLGGGEMIETVSMHSSTYAPAPHKFEAGTPPIAQAIGLGAAVDYLTAIGMDKIAAHEHAITEYAIKRLSEVPDLRIIGPTTAEDRGAAISFVLGDIHPHDVGQVLDEQGIAVRVGHHCARPVCLRYGIPATTRASFYLYSSPAEVDALIDGLEHVRNFFG, encoded by the coding sequence GTGACACAGCTGCCTGGCCTCCTCGACATCGAGGCGATCCGCAAGGACTTCCCCCTGCTGGATCGTGTGGTCCACGACGGGAAGAAGATCGTTTACCTGGACAACGCGGCGACCTCGCAGAAGCCGCGCCAGGTGCTCGACGCGCTGAACGAGTACTACGAGCAGCACAACGCCAACGTCCACCGTGGCGTGCACGTGCTGGCCGAGGAGGCCACGGCGCTGTACGAGGGTGCCCGCGACAAGGTCGCCGCCTTCATCAACGCACCGAGCCGCAACGAGGTGATCTTCACCAAGAACGCCTCGGAGTCGCTCAACCTGGTCGCGAACATGCTCGGCTGGGCGGACGAGCCCTACCGGGTCGACCGCGAGACCGAGATCGCCATCACGGAGATGGAGCACCACTCCAACATCGTCCCGTGGCAGCTGCTCGCGCAGCGCACCGGTGCGAAGCTGAAGTGGTTCGGCCTGACCGATGACGGCCGCCTGGACCTGTCCAACATCGAAGAGGTCATCACGGAGAAGACGAAGATCGTCTCCTTCACGCTGGTCTCCAACATCATGGGCACGGTCAACCCGACCGACGCGATCGTCCGGCGGGCGCAGGAGGTCGGCGCGCTGGTGCTGATCGACGCCTCGCAGGCCGCTCCGCACATGCCGCTCGACGTCCAGGCACTCGGCGCCGACTTCGTGGCCTTCACCGGCCACAAGATGTGCGGCCCGACCGGCATCGGCGTCCTGTGGGGCCGCCAGGAGCTGCTCGAGGACCTGCCGCCCTTCCTGGGCGGCGGCGAGATGATCGAAACCGTCTCGATGCACTCCTCGACGTACGCCCCGGCGCCGCACAAGTTCGAGGCCGGCACGCCCCCGATCGCCCAGGCCATCGGCCTCGGCGCGGCCGTGGACTACCTGACCGCGATCGGCATGGACAAGATCGCCGCGCACGAGCACGCGATCACCGAGTACGCGATCAAGCGTCTCTCGGAGGTCCCGGACCTGCGGATCATCGGCCCCACCACGGCCGAGGACCGCGGCGCCGCGATCTCCTTCGTGCTCGGCGACATCCACCCGCACGACGTCGGCCAGGTACTGGACGAGCAGGGCATCGCGGTCCGCGTGGGACACCACTGCGCCCGCCCGGTCTGCCTCCGGTACGGAATTCCGGCGACGACGCGAGCGTCTTTCTACCTGTACTCCTCTCCGGCCGAGGTCGACGCGCTGATCGACGGGCTGGAGCACGTACGGAACTTCTTCGGATAA
- the sufC gene encoding Fe-S cluster assembly ATPase SufC, with protein sequence MATLEIHDLHVSVEAENGAREILKGVELTIKQGETHAIMGPNGSGKSTLAYALAGHPKYTITSGTVTLDGEDVLEMSVDERARAGMFLAMQYPVEIPGVSVSNFLRTSATAIRGEAPKLRTWVKEVKSAMEQLQMDPAFAERNVNEGFSGGEKKRHEILQLELLKPKIAILDETDSGLDVDALRQVSEGVNRVRDTGDTGTLLITHYTRILRYIKPDFVHVFSEGRIVESGGAELADKLEAEGYESYSTKGGATA encoded by the coding sequence ATGGCAACGCTTGAAATCCACGACCTGCACGTCTCCGTCGAGGCCGAGAACGGCGCCCGCGAGATCCTCAAGGGCGTCGAGCTCACCATCAAGCAGGGTGAGACGCACGCCATCATGGGTCCGAACGGCTCCGGCAAGTCCACCCTCGCCTACGCCCTCGCCGGTCACCCGAAGTACACCATCACCAGCGGCACCGTGACCCTCGACGGCGAAGACGTCCTGGAGATGTCCGTCGACGAGCGCGCCCGCGCCGGCATGTTCCTCGCGATGCAGTACCCGGTCGAGATCCCCGGCGTCTCGGTCTCCAACTTCCTGCGCACCTCGGCCACCGCCATCCGCGGCGAGGCGCCGAAGCTGCGTACCTGGGTGAAGGAGGTCAAGTCCGCGATGGAGCAGCTCCAGATGGACCCGGCCTTCGCCGAGCGCAACGTCAACGAGGGCTTCTCCGGCGGTGAGAAGAAGCGCCACGAGATCCTGCAGCTGGAGCTCCTGAAGCCGAAGATCGCGATCCTCGACGAGACCGACTCCGGCCTCGACGTCGACGCCCTGCGCCAGGTCTCCGAGGGCGTCAACCGCGTCCGCGACACCGGCGACACCGGCACCCTGCTGATCACGCACTACACGCGGATCCTCCGCTACATCAAGCCCGACTTCGTCCACGTCTTCTCCGAGGGCCGCATCGTCGAGTCCGGCGGCGCCGAGCTCGCCGACAAGCTGGAGGCCGAGGGCTACGAGTCCTACAGCACGAAGGGTGGCGCGACCGCGTGA
- a CDS encoding bifunctional 3-phenylpropionate/cinnamic acid dioxygenase ferredoxin subunit, translating into MAYVKACALSELEENTPKRVELDGTPVSLVSTGGEVFAINDICSHANVSLSEGEVEDCMIECWLHGSSFDLRTGKPSGLPATRPVPVYPVKIEGGSVLVDVRASLTQES; encoded by the coding sequence ATGGCCTACGTCAAGGCCTGCGCGCTGAGCGAGCTGGAGGAGAACACCCCCAAGCGGGTGGAACTCGACGGCACGCCGGTGTCCCTCGTCTCCACCGGGGGGGAGGTGTTCGCGATCAACGACATCTGCTCGCACGCGAACGTCTCGCTCTCGGAGGGCGAGGTGGAAGACTGCATGATCGAGTGCTGGCTGCACGGGTCGTCCTTCGACCTGCGCACCGGCAAGCCGTCCGGTCTGCCCGCGACGCGCCCCGTCCCCGTATACCCCGTAAAGATCGAAGGGGGCAGCGTCCTCGTTGACGTACGCGCCTCCCTCACCCAGGAGTCCTGA